From the genome of Longimicrobium sp.:
TAGTGGCTCGCCCGCTCCGTCTCCGACAGGTAGAGCACGCCCACCGCGCGCTCCAGGCGCGGCCTCTCGAGCGCGGATTGCAGCGCCTCGTCGCCACGGAAGACCAGGAGGAAGTCGCCGATTCCGGTGTCGTGGAAGAGCGCGCCGTAGCTTCCCGCGAGCGCGGGGCGGAGCGGCCTGAGCTCGGCCCGCCCGCCCCACTCGCGCGCGGCCAGCACGGTGCCGGTGTAGGTGGTGAAGCCCACCAGCACCGCGCGCTCGTGGACGCGCTGGCGCATGAGCTGGCCCACGTTCCACTCCCCCTGCTCACCCGGCTCGGTCACGCGCGCGTCGCCCATGTGCGTGTTGTGCGCCCACGCGACCACTTTCGGCGTGCGCCCGCCCGCCTGCAGGTGCGCCGTGAGGGCGTCGAGGAGCTCGGCCATGTGCCGGTCCCGCAGGTTCCACGGCGAGATCCCGCCCACGAACGACATGCGGTAGTACTCCTCCGCACTCTGCACGACGCGCGCGTTCTGGAGCACGGAGAAGCGCGCCTCCGCCTGCGCCGGATCGCTGGGCCGCGGCGCCGCCGCGAAGCGCCGCTGCAGATCAGTGAGGAGCGCCGCTGCCTCGTAGCGGCACGACCGGGACTCGCGGGACGCCGCCGCCTCGCCGTACGCCTCCGGCCGGTCGCGGTACGCCTGGAAGCAGCGAAGGCGCTGGCGCGTGCTGCGCGCGGCCACGGGGTCGATCGTCTCCAGCGTGCGCACGATGGCGTCGACGGACTCGGTCAGGCTGTACAGGTCCATCCCGTAGAACCCCACCTGCGCCTCGGCGGGCTTGCCGGCGTTGTAGCCGCGCAGCCATTCGATCAGGTCGCGCGTGGGCGCGTTGGGCCACATCCACTCGGGGAAGCGGGTGAAGCCGGAGAGCGCCTCCGTGGCCGAGCGGTCGTTCCCCATGCCGCGCACGTAGCGGTTGACGCGCTCCGCATCCGGCCAGTCGCCCTCGATGGCCATCGCGGTGAAGCCCTGCTCCTCCACAAGACGCCGGGTGATGCGGGCGCGCTCGCGGTAGAACTCCTCGGTGCCGTGCGTCGCCTCCCCCAGCAGGACGAACGACGCGTCGCCGGTGATGGCCAGCAACGGATCGTAGTCGCGCGCGCCGCCGTCCAGCCGGTGCGCCGCGGCCCGGATCGCCGCCATCTCGCCGCTCGGCGCGGTATCGGCTGGTTCGGCGCTACTCCGCTGCGGCGTCGGCCGGGGTAGCGGGGAGCACGATGCGAGCAGGGCGAGTACGAAGACGGGGGCGGCGATTTTCATCTAGATGCGCAGGTTCGGGGTTCGCGTCCACCTGGCGCAGGGCGCATTCCCCCGGGGAAACAGGCGTAGCGGCGGCACGGGTTGACATAAATCCGTGCGGCCCATACATTTGTCCTCGTTGAGCATGGCCGGGGAGATCAGCGTTTGAGCCGACTCCTTTGAAGCAGTGGGGCTGGTCATCGTGGGGAAGGGGGAGTCCTGAGGGACATCGCCGGAGCCGCGGGACGGTCACCAAACGGATCTCGTATCCGGCTTCAAACCGCCTCCCTGGCATGCTTGGCGCCACCCGTGTCGCGGGGTGGAGCAGCCTGGTAGCTCGTCGGGCTCATAACCCGAAGGTCGCGGGTTCGAATCCCGCCCCCGCTATCGAAAACGCCCGTCCGCTGCGCTTGCAGAGGGCGGGCGTTTTCGTTGGCATCCTGAACGGCAGGCCTCACACAGAGCCACAGAGGGAAACGGCAAGAACTCGG
Proteins encoded in this window:
- a CDS encoding erythromycin esterase family protein; translated protein: MAAIRAAAHRLDGGARDYDPLLAITGDASFVLLGEATHGTEEFYRERARITRRLVEEQGFTAMAIEGDWPDAERVNRYVRGMGNDRSATEALSGFTRFPEWMWPNAPTRDLIEWLRGYNAGKPAEAQVGFYGMDLYSLTESVDAIVRTLETIDPVAARSTRQRLRCFQAYRDRPEAYGEAAASRESRSCRYEAAALLTDLQRRFAAAPRPSDPAQAEARFSVLQNARVVQSAEEYYRMSFVGGISPWNLRDRHMAELLDALTAHLQAGGRTPKVVAWAHNTHMGDARVTEPGEQGEWNVGQLMRQRVHERAVLVGFTTYTGTVLAAREWGGRAELRPLRPALAGSYGALFHDTGIGDFLLVFRGDEALQSALERPRLERAVGVLYLSETERASHYFQASLSRQFDAVIHIDTTHAVAPLM